One window from the genome of Hippopotamus amphibius kiboko isolate mHipAmp2 chromosome 13, mHipAmp2.hap2, whole genome shotgun sequence encodes:
- the RBM6 gene encoding RNA-binding protein 6 isoform X2, protein MIHDKEVTLEYVPSLDFWYCKRCKASTGGHRSSCSFCKCPREVTEAKQELITYPQPQKTSIPTPSEKQPSQPPRSADKESEPKKREGEQEPRLGHQKREAERYLPPRREGLTFRRDREKEPWSGETRQDGESKTIMLKRIYRSTPPEVIVEVLEPYVRLTTANVRIIKNRTGPMGHTYGFIDLDSHAEALRVVKILQNLDPPFSIDGKMVAVNLATGKRRNDSGDHSDHMHYYQGKKYFRDRRGGGRNSDWSSDTNRQGQQSSSDCYIYDSATGYYYDPLAGTYYDPNTQQEVYVPQDPGSPEEEDIKEKKPTSQGKSSSKKEASKRDSKEKKDRGVTRFQEDASEGTAPPEDVFKKPLPPTVKKEESPPPPKVVNPLIGLLGEYGGDSDYEEEEEEEQTPPPQPRPAQPQQREELTKKENEEDKLTDWNKLACLLCRRQFPNKEVLIKHQQLSDLHKQNLEIHRKIKQSEQELAYLERREREGRFKERGNDRREKLQSSDSPERKRIKYSRETDSDHKPVGKEGIDNSSKGSCVQQATSWRKGAGLGYGHPGLASAEETESRMRGPNAGAPGRTSKRQSNETYRDAVRRVMFARYKELD, encoded by the exons ATGATCCATGACAAAGAGGTCACCCTTGAGTATGTACCAAGCCTGGATTTTTGGTACTGCAAACGG TGTAAGGCCAGCACTGGTGGACACCGATCTTCGTGTTCATTCTGCAAGTGCCCAAGGGAAG TGACAGAGGCCAAGCAAGAATTAATAACCTACCCTCAGCCTCAGAAAACATCCATACCAACACCGTCAGAAAAACAACCTAGCCAACCCCCAAGGTCAGCTGATAAAGAATCCGAACCCAAGAAACGGGAAGGAGAACAAGAACCACGCTTGGGACAtcaaaagagagaagcagaaaggtATCTGCCTCCTCGAAGGGAAGGGCTCACCTTCCGAAGAGACCGAGAGAAGGAGCCATGGTCTGGGGAGACGCGCCAGGATGGGGAGAGCAAAA CAATCATGCTAAAACGCATCTATCGTTCCACTCCACCTGAGGTGATAGTGGAAGTGCTGGAGCCCTATGTGCGCCTTACTACTGCCAACGTCCGTATCATCAAGAACAGAACAGGCCCCATGGGCCACACCTATGGCTTTATTGACCTCGACTCCCATGCG GAAGCTCTTCGAGTAGTGAAGATCTTGCAGAACCTTGATCCACCATTTAGCATTGATGGGAAGATGGTAGCTGTAAACCTGGCCACTGGAAAACGAAG AAATGATTCTGGGGACCATTCTGATCACATGCATTACTATCAG GGTAAAAAATATTTCCGAGATAGGCGGGGAGGTGGCAGAAATTCAGACTGGTCTTCAGATACAAATCGACAAGGACAGCAGT CTTCATCTGACTGCTACATATATGATTCTGCTACTGGCTACTATTATGACCCCTTGGCAGGAACTTATTATGACCCTAATACCCAG CAAGAAGTCTATGTGCCCCAGGACCCTGGGTCACCTGAGGAAGAAGACATCAAGGAAAAGAAACCCACCAGTCAAGGAAAGTCAAGCAGCAAGAAGGAGGCGTCTAAAAGAGATAGCAAGGAGAAAAAAGACCGAGGAGTGACAAGG TTTCAGGAAGATGCCAGTGAGGGGACAGCTCCCCCAGAAGATGTCTTTAAGAAGCCTCTACCTCCCACTGTGAAGAAGGAAGAGAGTCCTCCACCA CCTAAGGTGGTAAACCCACTGATCGGCCTCCTGGGTGAATATGGAGGAGACAGTGActatgaagaggaagaggaggaggagcagaccCCTCCTCCACAGCCCCGCCCAGCACAGCCCCAGCAGCGGGAGGAGCTGACCAAGAAGGAGAATGAAGAAGACAAACTCACTGACTGGAATAAACTGGCTTGTCTGCTCTGCAGAAGGCAGTTTCCCAATAAAGAAGTTCTGATCAAACACCAGCAGCTTTCAGACCTGCACAAG CAAAACCTGGAAATCCATCGGAAGATAAAACAGTCTGAGCAGGAGCTAGCCTATCTGGAGAGGAGAGAACGGGAG GGAAGgtttaaagaaagaggaaatgatcGCAGGGAAAAGCTCCAATCTTCTGATTCTCCAGAAAGGAAACGAATTAAATACTCCAGGGAAACTGACAG TGACCATAAGCCTGTTGGTAAAGAAGGCATCGACAATAGCAGCAAAGGAAGCTGTGTGCAGCAGGCCACTAGCTGGAGGAAGGGGGCAGGCCTTGGATATGGCCATCCTGGATTGGCTTCAGCGGAGGAG ACTGAAAGCCGGATGAGGGGTCCCAATGCGGGAGCTCCAGGAAGAACCAGCAAGAGACAGTCCAATGAGACTTACCGAGACGCAGTGCGAAGAGTCATGTTTGCTCGGTATAAAGAACTCGATTAA